The following nucleotide sequence is from Nothobranchius furzeri strain GRZ-AD chromosome 6, NfurGRZ-RIMD1, whole genome shotgun sequence.
tcgcccctgtcagaccgccccagggtgcgtcatttggaattctaggacgcccaaggaagatcccgcctttctcgcctctgattggctagaaaggctTCACTAAGATTGGCTGTTTCACTCAGCAGCAAACCGGCTGTCCTCGCTAAGCGCAGGCTGTCCGTTcgccaccagcagaaggctgttttagggagttttgtaaagaaaatgtgaacgtAGCTCTATAATAAacattctgtcctgttttgctaAACATTTTATGCTTCATAAGAAACTGAAAAACGTGAATttaaaatcttgttgcatttatcaaactgttGTTCTTACTTTATATCTCTTGGATCTGAAGCATTAGAGTACTTAGGAAAAACAcatgtgccttacctgggtatgaTAAAACTGCACTATTCTGCCCAGCGGTGTGCACCAGGTCTGTTTGTCTTCTAGAATAATAAAACCTGGTGAACAATgggtctaaatcataatcagctttaCCTTAATATTTGATTAAATGATAAACATTTAATCTGATCATGAGAGACGTGCtctaacttgtaaacagcctCAACCTATAAAAGCGAAGACATAGGGTAGCCTAATAATGAACTATTATATGATAACTCCTATAGAGCTAAATGGAGATTAAAAGGTCAGTCCAACAGTGATAAAATGCAACAAGAATTATTACAAGTTTACATTTGACGTGTTTCAGGTTCTTTTATGAGAGAAACTGAAACAAGTTTGTTACTAAACAGGAAAGGATGTTTATTGCGGCGATGAGTTCGCATTTTCTTAAAAAAGCTtctcaagatctggctgtaagCTTAAAAACCTGCAGCGAGGGGAAACGGTTTCCTCTTACACGAAACAGCCAATCGtaggagagcccttccagccaatcagagactAGAAAggtgggaccttccttggacatcctagaattccaaatgacgcccccagggcagcagtggctacatagtagctcaccatcactggcagtgtgtgaatgtgagagtgcatgaaagtgtctctgagtgtcctaaaaagcgctatataagtttaatctatgcaagggtgatggagggggcatgggagtttgcccaccagtccacgtgtgttttgtggatttggagaaggcttatgaccgtgtccccaggggggcgctccaggagtatggggtgggtggctttctgttaagggccatccagtccctttaccagaggagcgtgagtttggtccgcatagccggtagtaagtcggacctgttcccggtgagggttggactccgccagggctgccctttgtcaccggttctgttcattacctttatggaccgaatttctaggcgcagccgtggtgtggagtgtgtcgagtttggtggcaggagaatctcgtctctggttTTTGCGGATGATGCGGTCCTCCTagtttcatccagctctgaccttcagctcttgctgggtaggttcgcggccgagtgtgaagcggctgggatgaggatcagcacctccaaatctgagaccatggttctcgaccggaaaagggcggcttgccaactccgggtcgggggagaggtcctacctcaagtggaggagtttaagtatctcggggtcttgttcacgagtgagggtaggagggatcgggagatcgacaggcggattggttcagtgtctgcagtgatgcggacgctgagcagatctgtcgtggtgaagaggagctgagctggaaagccaggctctcgatttaccggtcgatctacgtcccaatcctcacctatggtcatgagctttgggtaatgaccgaaagaacaagatcgcggatacaagcggccgcaatgagtttcctccgtagggtggccgggctcagccttagagatagggtgaggagctcggacattcgggagggactcggagtagaaccgctgctcctcctgatcgaaaggagtcagttgaagaggtttgggcatctggtcaggatgtctcctggacgcctccctggggaggtgtttcgggcatgtcctgccagcaggaggcccccgggtcgacccaggacacgttggagaggttacatctccaatctggtccgggaacgccttggggtcctgccggaggagctggtggaggaggccggggagaggactgtctggagctccctagttgggatgctgcccccgcgacccggacccggataagcggaggaagacgacgacccgGGTCAGAAATCTGGGCGTCatcattgattcagacctgatgcAGCAACCAAAAGTAATAACGTTCTCAAACCCGTGAGCCAATAACAGTGTAATAAGTTATTACATTGTTGGCTTAGTATTAAAAATACTTAGAAATGTAATAACTGGTGCAGATAATGCAATAATACATAAATGTGACTGCAGTTCCTGGAAATAAAATCATTTTTTGCTATTTTTGTGCAGTTTGCTAATCAAAAATAGGTATAGTGTATGATGTAGCTGTCATATTTATTCATACAAGATGAACTGTGTGGTCTTTTCAGcgggtagaaccgggtcagaaccaaaccgggtgaagctgcttttagctgctcTGCTGCTCGCAGATGGATTTGGctccctcatgacctcaaatgtgccccaactccagaaatgtttaaatcaaaatgttttcatcagcctttgggtGAAAGTTTCTTAGGCCGACTGCACaccggaagcatcagcggccCGGAGCGGCGGCGGAAAGTCGCCGCTGTAAATAGAATCCGTCAGAGTCTgcggggtgattcaaaccagccgcgatttTCAGGTGCATCCAGAAGCGCCGCGCCGCGCCGCGCCGCCAAAGGTAGGATCGGGTTATGTCATGTGGACGCGACAATTTCCACAGGAaatcacacggtttcagtgtaaaagctcctgtaattttcaaaataaaagtattacagcgatgcaatttcatatctatgtaaatTACATCAATACGCGTGACCTAATGACTTACTTACTCCCTGCATCAGTCGGAAGTGCAGCGGTGTTTATGAGGAGCAACATCTTTTGGGTTTAATGGCGGACGGCATAAACTCAAGGGACGTTGTGATCTCGTGCGTCGAGCGACGAGCACGGCGGGAAGCTGCTTCGCGGCTGAAGCTCTCCCGGTGTGCACTGGAGTGCAGCGATTGTGGCGAGTACGCCTTTTCGCGGCCGTTCGGCGCCGCCGGTGCCTCCAGTGTGCAGCAGGggctatgctgcaccttctgcactgtaactgctcacccttctcTTCTGATTCTTacatcaaactttatttgtgcaTTTAAGTTTGATTTTataatctgctgttttatgttcttgctcctggaaaACACTAGAACTGCTTCTGTGTGAGAAAcgtgcaggggcgtgtccagatcttttaaaatggggtggcccaggtgaggcatgggtggcaccaatggttatgctttattttgttttaccCCTAAGCCTTTTGTAGACAATGAAAAGCCGATTTAAAGGTACATTAGTGTggcggcacctggggtggccaataagattccaagggtggcatgtgctaccccttgccactccctggacacgcccctggaaaCGTGCTTCAGAAATAAAGCCGCCTCGCCTGACGAAGCATTAACTAAACAGGAGTAAAAGATAAAAACCTCTTTTACCAAATATGGTACATATAGGTTGTGTTGTCTTCAACGCTGTTGTCGTGCCTCCAGCTGGAGAAGGAGGAGAACGAGGAGGTCTACGATCACATGACCTGCGGTCTGACTCGGAGGAAGATCTGGAATCTGATGGAGAAGCCGTTCTCCTCCATCACCGCCAAGCTGGTGGCCGTGGCCTCCTCCTTCTTTGTGTTGGTGTCACTGGTTGCCATGACgctcaacactgtggaggagatgcagtacaaggtgtgtgtgtgtgtgtgtgtgtgtgtgtgtgtgtgtgtgtgtgtgtgtgtgtgtgtgtgtgtgtgtgtgtgtgtgtgtgtgtgtgtgtgtgtgtgtgtgtgtgtgtgtgtgtgtgtgtgtgtgtgtgtgtgtgtgtgtgtgagagagagagagagacagaccccCCTCTGGTCACACCTGtctctgcagagagagagagagagaggggggggagagagagagagagagggggggagggggagagagagagagagagagagagagagagacccctcTGGTCACACCTGtctctgcagagagagagagggggggggggggagagggagagagagtgtcCCCTCTGGTCACACCTGtctctgcagagagagagagagaggggggggggagagagagagagagggggggggagggggagagagagagagagagagagagagagagagacccctcTGGTCACACCTGtctctgcagagagagagaggggggggggggggggagggggagagagagagagagggagggggagagggagagagagagagagggagggggagagggagagagagagagagagacaccccTCTGGTCACACCTGTCTCCGCTCCAGACACCGGCGGGCCAGCCCAGCGGTCGGTACTACGGTGAGAACGTGGAGACGTTCTGCATCACCTTCTTCACGCTGGAGTACCTGCTGCGTCTGCTCTCCACACCGGACCTCCGCTGTTTTGGACGCAGCGTTCTGAACACCGTGGACCTGATCGCCATCCTTCCACACTACCTGCAGATGGTCCTGGAGTGCTTCGAGGACGAGGACTTCCACCTGCACTCTGGGGACATCGAGACGGTGGCTCGTGTTGGAAAGGTGAAAGCAGGACAGGCGCTGCTGTACGGGTCCGTCCGGTACTGGTCCTGACTCGGGGGTTGTTttcggttctgtgtgtgtgtgtgcaggtaggCCAGGTTCTGAGGATCATGCGTCTGATGAGGATCTTCAGGATCCTGAAGCTGGCTCGTCACTCCACGGGACTCCGAGCCTTCGGCTTCACCCTGAGGCAGTGCTACCAGCAGGTCGGACCTCGGCCCGTCACACAGAACCACGGACGTAGTTTCTTTTTCTCCAAAGTAAAAatgtgtcccctgcacttttaacCGTCCAAAAGCAACATGGCTGTTAAAGAAACGCTGGTGGAGCACTAGGACCTGTTCCCGTTACATATGCCCCCCCACGTCTATGTCCATGAACTCTTGTCCCACTGGATCAGAACCAATCTGAGCACACATGTGTTTTTAACATCCACCCAGTTCTCCAGAACCACAAACCAGTCCTGGTTCAGTTTTCTTCCCTGTAATGTTCCAGAACCAACTCCAGAACTTAAAGATGTCCTGAATCGGGTCCTCCTCGTCTCCCTTTTAGTTTCTGAGGTCTGGCCCGTACTGTCAGAACCTGATCCAGGTGTGTGGACCTGGTACCGACACCAGCCTGGTAGCTCGTTTTCCTGCCATTCAGAGTCCATTTATTACACAGACTTTTAAATTCTGATCCATTTGACCACATCATGGTTCTGATGGAGACCACGCCTCCAGACCGGGTTCTGTTCAGCTCAGTGAAGCAGAACCACTGTGATCCTGGTCCAGATGCAGGATTTGTGGTTTTCATGAATCACTTTCGCCTGATTTTGTTAGAACTTCGGTCCAAACGTCTCAAAGTTCTGAAAAGTCCGACCAGAATCTCTTGTGTTCATGaagtcgtttaaaaaaaaacctaaaatcaTCTAAACACACGAACCTCTGTGCAGGTGGGCTGTTTGCTGCTCTTCATCGGCCTGGGGATCTTCATGTTCTCCGCCATGGTGTACAGTGTGGAGCACGACGTCTACAACACCAACTTCACCTCCATGCCACAAGCGTGGTGGTGGGCCGCGGTGCGTTCGCCAGCATCGACACAAAACGCTCCAAACACTCGCCGAGGTTCCCCCTCACTCGCATCTTAACTCCTGGAGTCCTGTGTCCACATGTGTGGAGACGTTATTCTCTTCTACTTGGACCTTCAATAGAGACGCCtgatgttgactttaaagagcaagtcacccccaaatcaacattttttgctgataaactataaatgagtttctgatcgtgctgcagacaaatgtagataataatttgacactttagtgcatcttagttaagattttaattttctgcctaaaactgtcagtgatgcaccgttgtcaggtaaaaactcagcaccgcatttggatttaaatctgccatcgctattggctaaggggtacactgtgatgttagatggtaggttatgatgtcacagtgttgtgtgtgtgtgtatttgttagcggctccgccctctcggtctgctaggcaacagcatttgttgcatttttcaaacaggaagtgggagcggagtaatactctggtagggggtgacttgctctttaatgctataatttttttgtctttctttttttaatgattttttttttgttatcttTTCATTTATTTGAGTTTGTTTATTACGGTCGACTAattgtcctgttggcttcatcagaacgtgaccttcagctttcgctggagtagttcgcagccgagtgtgaagcagatgggatgagaatcagctcctctaaatctgagaccatggtcttgattcggaaaagggtagaatgcctgctccgggtcagggacgaggtcctgccccaagtggaggagtttaagtatctcggggtcttgttcacgagtgagggaaaactggagcgtgagatcgataggcggattggtgctgcatctgcagtgatgcgggcgttgtaccggtctgtcgtggtgaagagagagctgagtcagaaggtgaagctctcgatttaccggtcgatctacgttcctaccctcacctatggtcatgagctttgggtagtgaccgaaagaaggagatcgcggatacaagcggccgaaatgaattttctccgaagagcggctgggctctcccttagagatagggtgagaagctcggtcattcgggaggggcttagagtagacccgctgctcctccacattgagaggagccagttgaggtggctcaggcatctggtcaggatgcctcctggatgcctccctggtgaggttttccgggcacgtccaaccgggaggagacctaaaggtggacccaggacacggtggagggactatgtctctcacctggccagggaacgccttgggattcccctggaggagctggcccaagtggctggggagagggaagtctgggcctctctgcttagactactgcccccgtgacccgactccggataagcagatgaaaatagatggatggacggtCGACTAATCTGTAATGGCtagattttctttttcttttaaatcaaaccAAATACAAGTCTGGGTCCCTGGAGGTTCAAGTCGACCCGGTCGTAGCGGGCCTCCAGGACCCGTCTCGGTTGGGAAACAAGACGACTTTGGGAGGAGTTGGAGACAGGTTTTCGTTGGAATCGCACTGAATTGGTGCAGAGGACAGGTTTTTTATCTGAGCGGGAGATACGAACCGCTGTAATAGTCGTGCTAATTTTATCGTTGCAACTTAATCACAAAGGGTCTCGGTTTGTTCCTGATTTAGTCTCCAGCTCCTCACTAAAGTTCTCCAACCCTTTTCAAACTTTGACTTTCTCACTCGCTAAAAAAAACGGTCTCGCAACTTGTTGAAAAGTTCCAGACGTGACGGCGAAGCTCCTCCGAGACATTCTGGAAGCTCCTTGTGAACCTCGTTTGTTACCACCAGTGAGACTTTAGATTTGACTCATTGGATGAAAACCAGAATCTCACATTCGAggtgtaaaaaataatcaaacaCTTTGTGACGAGAGCTGATCCACAGATTCAACAGTCCAGCGTTCTGATTCCTTATCCGTTTGTTTCTTTGGTCTCAGGTGAGTATTTCCACGGTGGGTTACGGCGACATGTTCCCGGAAACCAACCTGGGTCGTATCTTCGCCTTTGCCTGCATCTCCTTCGGCGTAATCCTGAACGGGATGCCCATCTCCATCCTCTACAACAAGTTCTCCGACTACTACACCAAGCTCAAGTCCCACGAGTACGCCATGGTGTCTAAGGCCCGCGGCAAGGTGCGCTTCATCAAGAGGGCCGCCAAGAAGTTTGCAGAGTACTGCGACGAGGCCGTAGACCTGAAGCCTGAAGAAGGAGATGGGTTTGTAGAGATCTTCTCTGAGAGACCAAGGTCTGAGCTGCCTGGGTGTTGATGGCACACTTTTAAAAACCTCAAACCGTTTCAGAACTGAGAGTCTGTGCGGATGAAACCAGATGGCTTTGGCTGGACACCAACATGGCTGACTCAGCAGCCTGTTGGTGGTCCAGTTTGATCTGGAGGTGCGTTTGAGTCGCGGCGCACCGCTTCCAGCCAAGCATGGATTAAACTTAGAGTAGACACAAAGGAAGATGACTCTGAGAACATCTGATGTAGCCGCAGTCTTTATGCTAACATGTGctagtaatgctaacctttagcG
It contains:
- the kcnv2a gene encoding potassium voltage-gated channel subfamily V member 2; its protein translation is MLTHLRTRSRSLFSSYKPGSQIQEVQEPNHHLDLISTFIKPWNSMQDLSRDIYDLYAEYEREELEDRLPVSPSRILLSPTKHLTLNINVGGTVYFLPYRLAAKYPTTRIGRLATYTDHNQKLDLCDDYVVQNNEFFFDRDPKIFHNIFNFYRTGVLSIKDDLCPYNFLEEIHYWGVRIKYSQRCCRISFEERQDELNEQLKIQKELMAELEKEENEEVYDHMTCGLTRRKIWNLMEKPFSSITAKLVAVASSFFVLVSLVAMTLNTVEEMQYKTPAGQPSGRYYGENVETFCITFFTLEYLLRLLSTPDLRCFGRSVLNTVDLIAILPHYLQMVLECFEDEDFHLHSGDIETVARVGKVGQVLRIMRLMRIFRILKLARHSTGLRAFGFTLRQCYQQVGCLLLFIGLGIFMFSAMVYSVEHDVYNTNFTSMPQAWWWAAVSISTVGYGDMFPETNLGRIFAFACISFGVILNGMPISILYNKFSDYYTKLKSHEYAMVSKARGKVRFIKRAAKKFAEYCDEAVDLKPEEGDGFVEIFSERPRSELPGC